In Candidatus Omnitrophota bacterium, a genomic segment contains:
- a CDS encoding protein-L-isoaspartate(D-aspartate) O-methyltransferase codes for MRFEEIRKNMVGGQLVSRGISGQKVLRAFEKVPRHEFIPEELRQDAYSDYPLPIGEGQTISQPYMVALMTECLGLAGGERVLEVGTGSGYQTAILAEIAGEVYSVERLERLARSAGGNLKRLGYTNISIKVGDGTLGWPEHGPYDGIIVTAGAPGIPEALPAQLKEKGRLVIPIGGGLSQVLTVAEKRGATFSAREVCGCAFVPLIGKYGWAE; via the coding sequence CTGCGTTTCGAAGAGATTCGGAAAAATATGGTCGGAGGACAGCTGGTATCGCGCGGCATATCCGGCCAGAAGGTGCTGCGGGCTTTTGAGAAGGTCCCGCGCCACGAATTCATTCCCGAAGAACTGAGACAGGATGCTTATAGCGACTACCCTCTCCCTATAGGGGAGGGTCAGACCATCTCCCAGCCGTATATGGTCGCCCTGATGACCGAGTGCCTGGGCCTTGCCGGAGGCGAACGCGTCCTCGAGGTCGGGACAGGGAGCGGATATCAGACTGCCATCCTTGCCGAGATAGCCGGAGAGGTCTATTCGGTCGAGCGCCTCGAGCGCCTTGCTCGGAGCGCCGGAGGGAACCTCAAGCGGCTGGGATATACGAATATCTCGATAAAGGTGGGGGACGGGACGCTGGGGTGGCCCGAACACGGCCCATATGACGGGATAATCGTGACTGCCGGGGCCCCGGGTATCCCTGAGGCGCTCCCGGCCCAGCTCAAAGAGAAGGGGCGGCTCGTCATACCGATCGGAGGAGGTCTCAGTCAGGTGCTTACCGTAGCCGAGAAGAGAGGAGCGACATTTTCCGCGCGGGAGGTATGCGGCTGCGCCTTCGTGCCGCTTATAGGTAAATATGGATGGGCGGAATGA
- a CDS encoding bifunctional 4-hydroxy-2-oxoglutarate aldolase/2-dehydro-3-deoxy-phosphogluconate aldolase, which translates to MIKTANTGSFKRLPIMGILRGIEVDSVAPVIEAVAGAGLETIEVTMNTARASAVIRKAVKAAGKRLAVGAGTVLTVRSLEEALNAGATFIVMPAFIEDVVKRCVKLNIPSFPGALTPQEIYNAWRGGASMVKVFPSGFFGPSYFREIKGPFDDIRLLACGGVTSANLAEYFSAGADAVAFGSSVFRKELLLKKEYGKIAEGVRSYISAYRAMERAAGR; encoded by the coding sequence TTGATTAAGACCGCAAATACGGGATCATTCAAGCGGCTGCCCATAATGGGGATATTGCGCGGCATAGAGGTCGACTCCGTAGCGCCTGTAATAGAGGCTGTCGCGGGTGCGGGTCTGGAGACGATAGAAGTGACGATGAATACCGCGCGGGCATCCGCCGTAATAAGAAAGGCGGTGAAGGCGGCGGGTAAGCGTCTCGCCGTAGGCGCCGGTACCGTGCTCACCGTGCGGTCGCTTGAGGAGGCGCTGAACGCGGGCGCGACATTCATCGTTATGCCGGCTTTCATAGAAGATGTGGTGAAGAGGTGCGTCAAATTGAACATCCCGTCGTTCCCGGGGGCGCTCACGCCGCAGGAGATATATAACGCGTGGCGGGGAGGGGCCAGCATGGTGAAGGTATTCCCGTCAGGGTTTTTCGGCCCGTCTTATTTCAGGGAGATAAAAGGGCCTTTCGACGATATCAGGTTGCTGGCCTGCGGCGGTGTCACCAGCGCCAACCTCGCTGAATACTTTTCGGCCGGCGCCGATGCCGTGGCGTTCGGGTCCAGCGTATTCAGGAAGGAATTACTGCTGAAGAAGGAGTACGGGAAGATAGCCGAAGGTGTCAGGTCTTATATTTCGGCATACAGGGCTATGGAGCGCGCCGCCGGCAGATAA
- a CDS encoding lysophospholipid acyltransferase family protein, translating into MKRTLMSLVVWGVGIFLMFILFLTMVFFTVILFPFDKKRKVAHAQCFWWADAVIRLNPYWDVTVSGLENIDHSKTYVIVANHQSLADIILFYKTRMQFKWVAKESLFRVPLLGWNLSLAKHIRIDRGNFSSIKTVYRQAAGWLRRGMSVIFFPEGTRSETGEMKDFQNGAFKLALREKVPILPVRINGTGNAIPKGNWRFTAKVPCSITVLPAVATSGFEERDFETIKERVRSALEAAAS; encoded by the coding sequence ATGAAAAGGACCCTGATGTCTCTTGTGGTCTGGGGGGTGGGGATCTTTCTGATGTTCATCCTCTTCCTGACGATGGTATTCTTCACCGTCATACTCTTCCCTTTTGACAAAAAACGCAAGGTCGCCCATGCCCAGTGTTTCTGGTGGGCCGATGCCGTGATAAGACTTAACCCTTACTGGGATGTGACGGTGAGCGGTCTCGAAAATATAGACCATTCAAAGACATATGTTATAGTGGCCAACCACCAGAGCCTCGCCGACATCATATTGTTCTACAAGACGAGGATGCAGTTCAAATGGGTCGCCAAGGAGAGCCTCTTCAGGGTGCCGCTTTTGGGCTGGAACCTATCCCTGGCAAAACACATCAGGATAGACCGCGGGAATTTTTCCAGCATAAAAACGGTATACCGCCAGGCGGCCGGCTGGCTCAGGCGCGGGATGTCCGTCATCTTCTTCCCCGAGGGGACGAGGAGCGAGACGGGCGAGATGAAAGATTTCCAGAATGGGGCGTTCAAGCTTGCCCTGAGAGAGAAGGTGCCCATACTTCCCGTCCGGATCAACGGTACGGGGAATGCCATACCGAAGGGAAACTGGCGTTTCACCGCAAAAGTGCCCTGCAGCATCACCGTCCTGCCCGCAGTAGCTACCTCGGGGTTTGAAGAAAGGGATTTTGAGACGATAAAAGAGAGGGTGCGTTCAGCGCTGGAGGCCGCGGCTTCTTAA
- a CDS encoding TonB-dependent receptor, translated as MKQTIIVLLVVISIVSAARADDGEKESIVGKFIDGTLGPLSEIFAPYQRLDTIVVTPTRYEDRELDVPNTISIIDEKEIAGSHAKYVPDLLRSRAGISTADLLGNGKSNRIDMRGFGDTALPNVLVLVDGRRTNQIDLSGADWIQIDTDSIERIEVVRGPQSVLYGDNAAAGVINIITKKGAGKRPGAAFKYDAGSYRYSSYKGDIHGGSDFLDYFASAATSYNNGYRINNRLETVDYSGSVTMKPSEGVRLGLSSGYHKDWYGLPGAVKPSDINSIGRRGSIAPENSAKTEDYYMMATPDVTKDIGFGEIRFFGDILARSRRNNAIFYSSFGDVANIHHIKTFGLTPKFAFLATLFDIDNRVLAGLDYYSSRDEINSGVLSSMDSMIIDKDTAGVYVTDTLELPFSLIANAGFRSEWAYYKFNQEAVLTGKSEKRPFEYAYDAALTYKYNDRSSVYAHYSRSFRFPVTEEWYSSLYVDYFSGLIAGGLNLALKPQVAHTYEIGIKENSSKYLSISADYNIMDIKNEIYYDSVANQNAVHHHTIHHGLELESEFRIMNDLRCFFNYTYQKAFFVGEGFAGNEIPMVPRHKISTGLSYTYKDCVKATYAINYVGPRRFANDLQNNMPRLKEYTTHDVKLAYEKCGFEVYAAVHNLFDAEYSEYGALDFTLTRPGYFPSPRMNATAGVRYTF; from the coding sequence ATGAAGCAGACGATCATTGTATTGCTTGTGGTCATCTCCATCGTATCCGCCGCGCGCGCGGATGACGGGGAAAAAGAGAGTATCGTAGGAAAGTTCATCGACGGGACGCTCGGCCCGCTGAGCGAGATATTCGCGCCGTACCAGCGGCTGGATACCATAGTGGTGACGCCTACACGTTATGAGGACCGGGAACTGGATGTGCCGAACACGATATCGATAATAGACGAGAAAGAGATCGCCGGGTCGCACGCGAAATACGTCCCGGACCTGTTGCGGAGCAGGGCGGGGATATCGACGGCCGACCTTCTCGGCAACGGAAAGTCGAATCGTATCGACATGCGCGGCTTCGGCGATACGGCGCTGCCGAACGTCCTGGTGCTGGTGGACGGCAGGCGCACCAACCAGATAGACCTGTCGGGCGCGGATTGGATACAGATAGATACGGACTCGATCGAGCGGATAGAGGTCGTCCGCGGGCCCCAGTCGGTATTGTACGGGGACAATGCCGCCGCAGGCGTGATCAACATAATAACGAAGAAGGGGGCCGGCAAGAGACCGGGCGCCGCGTTCAAGTATGATGCGGGGTCGTACCGATATTCTTCATACAAGGGGGACATCCACGGAGGGAGCGATTTTCTCGACTATTTCGCCTCCGCCGCCACCTCGTATAATAACGGGTACAGGATAAATAACCGGCTTGAGACGGTGGACTACAGCGGAAGCGTTACCATGAAGCCCTCCGAGGGGGTACGGCTCGGGCTTTCGTCCGGCTACCACAAGGACTGGTACGGCCTTCCGGGAGCGGTAAAGCCCTCCGACATAAACAGTATCGGGCGCAGAGGGAGCATCGCGCCGGAAAACAGCGCCAAGACAGAAGATTACTACATGATGGCCACGCCTGATGTCACGAAAGACATAGGGTTCGGTGAGATAAGGTTCTTCGGCGACATCCTCGCCAGGTCAAGGCGCAACAATGCGATATTCTATTCCTCGTTCGGCGACGTAGCGAACATCCACCACATCAAGACGTTCGGCCTCACCCCGAAGTTCGCATTCCTGGCGACGCTCTTCGATATCGATAACAGGGTGCTGGCAGGGCTCGACTATTACTCCTCGAGGGACGAGATAAACAGCGGCGTGCTATCCTCGATGGACAGCATGATCATAGACAAAGATACCGCGGGGGTCTATGTGACGGACACGCTCGAACTCCCGTTCTCGCTCATAGCCAACGCCGGCTTCAGGTCCGAGTGGGCCTACTACAAATTCAACCAGGAAGCGGTCCTCACGGGAAAGAGCGAGAAGAGACCTTTCGAATACGCCTATGATGCCGCGCTCACCTATAAATATAACGACAGGTCGTCGGTATATGCGCACTATTCGCGCTCGTTCAGGTTCCCCGTTACCGAAGAGTGGTACTCGTCACTATACGTGGACTACTTCTCGGGGCTGATAGCGGGCGGATTGAACCTCGCGCTCAAGCCGCAGGTGGCCCATACCTATGAGATAGGGATAAAGGAGAATTCGTCGAAATATCTCAGCATAAGCGCCGATTACAACATAATGGATATAAAGAACGAGATATATTACGACTCTGTGGCGAACCAGAACGCGGTCCACCACCATACCATACATCACGGCCTTGAGCTGGAGAGCGAATTCCGGATAATGAACGACCTGCGCTGTTTTTTCAATTATACATACCAGAAGGCGTTCTTTGTAGGGGAGGGGTTCGCGGGGAACGAGATACCGATGGTGCCTCGCCACAAGATATCTACGGGGCTCTCGTACACGTACAAGGACTGCGTAAAGGCGACATATGCGATAAACTATGTGGGCCCGCGGCGTTTCGCGAACGACCTCCAGAACAATATGCCGCGCCTTAAAGAGTATACTACGCACGATGTAAAATTGGCATATGAGAAGTGCGGTTTTGAGGTATATGCGGCCGTTCATAACCTGTTCGACGCCGAATATTCCGAGTACGGGGCGCTCGATTTTACGCTTACAAGGCCCGGTTACTTCCCATCGCCGCGCATGAACGCCACGGCAGGGGTACGGTACACATTCTGA
- a CDS encoding glycogen/starch/alpha-glucan phosphorylase — MKRSKVESDQVIIYKDMSKEGIKRSFQTAREYALGKDRYTATLYDDFVATAITVRDRLIERWIATQQRYHHENLKRVYYLSMEFLIGRLLESNVLHLGLWEETRKALEELGLDPEEVFGQEMDAGLGNAGLGRLAACFLDSMATLGIPANGYGIRYEYGSFNQKIINGNQVEFPDEWLRLGNPWEFARPEYTVKIRFYGHTQMMHDDSGKLRVRWLDTEDILAMAYDIPVPGYKNDIVNTLRLWSARSTEEFDLGYFNDGDYERAVYSKMLSENISKVLYPNDNVSQGRELRLKQEYFFTAASIADIIRRFKVENSDLKRLPDKAVMQLNDTHPAIAIPELMRILIDEEGLDWDTAWEATEKTFAYTNHTIMPEALECWPVGLFEQILPRHLQIIYEINLRFLREVANRFPGDNDRLRRMSIVEEGDPKRIRMGHLAIIGSNSINGVSELHSELLKTQLFRDFYDLFPEKFNNKTNGITQRRWLKKANPRLSQLVTETVGEGWVKDLRGLEKLLPHKDDAAFRDRWSHIKDENKKDLAEYIRHSAGVSVDPKSLFDIQVKRVHEYKRQLLFAFYILSQYLAIKNNPGKHPQPRTYIFGGKAAPSYFMAKLIIKFVNNVANVINSDKGLHDKMKVVFLENYRVSLAEKIFPACDLSEQISTAGTEASGTGCMKFMVNGALTIGTLDGANIEIAKEVGAENIFIFGLKAQEIIEMRARGYNPRDHVDGSPRLKEIFELIQSNFLSPLDYGLFDPIIDSLLNSDHFFVCADFESYCNAQDAVSALYHNRAEWVKRSIINVARSGKFSSDRTIKEYAKDIWRVPVKH; from the coding sequence ATGAAGCGGAGCAAGGTAGAGTCGGACCAGGTCATAATATATAAGGACATGTCCAAAGAAGGCATAAAGCGGTCGTTCCAGACGGCGCGCGAGTACGCACTCGGGAAGGACCGTTATACCGCAACGCTGTACGATGATTTTGTAGCTACGGCGATCACCGTAAGGGACCGGCTCATCGAACGGTGGATCGCGACCCAGCAGCGGTACCATCACGAGAACCTAAAGCGCGTATATTATCTTTCCATGGAATTCCTGATAGGGCGTCTTCTCGAATCGAATGTCCTTCATCTCGGTCTGTGGGAAGAGACCAGAAAGGCCCTGGAGGAACTGGGCCTCGACCCGGAAGAGGTATTCGGCCAGGAGATGGACGCCGGGCTCGGTAACGCAGGGCTAGGCCGTCTTGCCGCATGCTTCCTCGATTCTATGGCGACCCTCGGCATACCGGCCAACGGATATGGTATAAGATATGAGTACGGAAGCTTCAACCAGAAGATCATAAACGGGAACCAGGTGGAATTTCCCGATGAGTGGCTCCGGCTGGGGAACCCCTGGGAATTCGCGCGGCCGGAATATACGGTGAAGATACGCTTCTACGGGCACACTCAGATGATGCATGACGATTCCGGGAAGCTCAGGGTCCGGTGGCTCGATACGGAAGATATCCTGGCGATGGCGTATGATATCCCTGTGCCGGGTTATAAGAACGATATCGTCAACACCCTGCGCCTCTGGTCAGCGCGCAGCACAGAGGAGTTCGACCTCGGGTATTTCAATGACGGGGATTATGAACGTGCCGTATACAGCAAGATGCTCTCAGAGAACATCTCCAAGGTGCTTTACCCGAACGATAATGTGAGCCAGGGGAGGGAGCTCCGCCTCAAACAGGAGTATTTCTTCACGGCCGCTTCGATAGCCGATATAATAAGGCGCTTCAAGGTGGAGAATTCGGACCTGAAGAGACTGCCCGATAAGGCGGTCATGCAACTTAACGACACGCATCCGGCCATCGCCATACCAGAACTTATGAGGATATTGATAGACGAGGAAGGCCTCGACTGGGATACTGCGTGGGAAGCGACGGAAAAGACGTTCGCCTACACAAACCACACGATAATGCCGGAGGCGCTGGAGTGCTGGCCGGTCGGCCTCTTCGAACAGATACTGCCGCGCCATCTGCAGATCATATACGAGATAAACCTCAGGTTCCTGAGGGAAGTGGCCAACAGGTTCCCGGGCGACAACGACCGGCTGAGAAGGATGTCGATAGTGGAAGAAGGGGACCCGAAGAGGATACGGATGGGCCATCTTGCCATAATCGGCTCAAACTCCATAAACGGCGTTTCCGAGCTCCACTCGGAGCTTTTGAAGACACAGCTATTCAGGGATTTTTACGACCTCTTTCCGGAAAAGTTCAACAATAAGACGAACGGTATCACGCAACGCCGGTGGCTGAAGAAGGCCAACCCCCGTCTTTCGCAGCTGGTCACAGAGACGGTGGGGGAGGGCTGGGTAAAGGACCTGCGCGGGCTGGAAAAACTCCTTCCGCATAAAGACGACGCCGCTTTTCGCGACAGGTGGTCTCATATAAAGGATGAGAATAAGAAGGACCTGGCCGAATATATACGCCACTCCGCAGGGGTATCGGTAGACCCTAAATCGTTATTCGATATCCAGGTGAAGCGGGTGCACGAGTATAAGCGGCAGCTCCTCTTCGCGTTCTATATACTCTCCCAGTACCTTGCCATCAAGAATAACCCCGGCAAGCACCCGCAGCCGCGCACTTACATATTCGGGGGTAAGGCCGCGCCGTCTTATTTCATGGCAAAGCTGATAATAAAATTTGTCAATAATGTCGCCAATGTCATCAACAGCGACAAGGGACTTCATGACAAGATGAAGGTCGTCTTCCTCGAAAATTACAGGGTGTCGCTCGCGGAGAAGATATTCCCGGCATGCGACCTTTCAGAGCAGATATCCACCGCCGGCACCGAGGCGTCCGGGACCGGCTGCATGAAGTTCATGGTGAACGGGGCCCTGACCATAGGTACGCTTGACGGGGCAAATATCGAAATTGCGAAGGAGGTCGGCGCCGAGAACATCTTCATATTCGGCCTTAAGGCGCAGGAGATCATAGAGATGAGGGCGCGCGGGTACAATCCCCGCGATCACGTGGATGGCTCCCCGCGGCTGAAGGAGATATTCGAGCTCATACAGTCGAACTTCCTTTCGCCCCTGGATTATGGGCTCTTTGACCCCATAATCGATTCCCTGCTCAATTCGGACCATTTCTTCGTCTGCGCCGATTTCGAAAGTTACTGTAATGCGCAGGATGCCGTATCGGCGCTGTACCATAACAGGGCCGAATGGGTCAAACGGTCGATAATAAACGTTGCGAGATCAGGCAAATTTTCCAGCGACCGCACGATCAAAGAGTACGCCAAAGATATATGGCGCGTCCCCGTGAAACATTGA
- a CDS encoding lysophospholipid acyltransferase family protein — protein MIFYAIYRFARFLAMNLPLGLSYGLACVLADIKHLLSRRDRRAVIENLRVVTDGTCDDAGLNEMTRQVFRNFGKYLVDFFRFAKVDDNYIRKFVRIDGLANLSEALSRGKGVILLSAHLGSWELGGCIISSIGYPLNAVALTHQDRMVNDFFMRQRMLGKVRPIEIGLSLRECYRVLKKNGLVALLGDRDFTKNGTPVAFFGKKALIPRGPSVFAARIGSAIVPTFMIREEDDTFRLVFETPIYPESRDDEGETLMMLTRRYLSVVESYIRRFPVQWYAFRRIWE, from the coding sequence ATGATATTCTATGCTATATACAGGTTTGCAAGGTTCCTGGCCATGAATCTGCCGCTAGGTCTTTCATACGGCCTGGCATGCGTATTGGCCGATATAAAGCACCTGTTGTCGCGCAGGGACAGAAGGGCGGTCATAGAGAATCTGCGCGTGGTAACAGACGGTACCTGCGATGATGCCGGGTTGAATGAGATGACCCGCCAGGTTTTCAGGAATTTCGGAAAGTACCTTGTCGATTTTTTCCGGTTCGCTAAAGTCGACGATAACTATATACGTAAGTTCGTCAGGATAGATGGTCTGGCCAACCTCTCCGAGGCGCTATCCCGGGGGAAAGGGGTCATCCTCTTATCCGCGCATCTCGGCAGCTGGGAACTGGGCGGGTGTATCATATCTTCCATAGGATATCCCCTTAATGCCGTCGCGCTCACCCACCAGGACCGCATGGTGAACGATTTTTTCATGCGCCAGCGTATGCTGGGCAAGGTGCGCCCCATAGAGATAGGCCTCTCTCTCAGGGAATGTTACCGCGTCCTGAAAAAGAACGGGCTTGTGGCGCTCCTGGGCGACAGGGACTTCACTAAGAACGGCACGCCGGTCGCGTTCTTCGGAAAAAAGGCGCTCATTCCCAGAGGACCCTCCGTATTCGCCGCCAGGATAGGGTCGGCCATCGTCCCGACATTCATGATACGGGAAGAGGACGACACCTTCAGGCTCGTCTTCGAGACCCCGATCTATCCCGAATCGCGCGACGATGAGGGGGAGACGCTGATGATGCTCACCAGGAGATACCTTTCCGTGGTCGAGTCGTATATAAGGAGATTCCCGGTGCAGTGGTATGCCTTCAGGAGGATATGGGAATAA
- a CDS encoding cob(I)yrinic acid a,c-diamide adenosyltransferase yields the protein MKRGYTHIYTGGGKGKTTAGMGLAVRAAVSGLRVCVFQFLKKRGSSADNTLSLPRLKVVCFDEVHPMFCKRVGGRESGVWRKLKKKIEKDFEKAKKIVNSKRYDVVMLDEILNCVSGKFLDEKRLLALIKAKPPRLELVLTGRGATKRLVASSDYVTRFSKIKHPFDRGIAARKGIEY from the coding sequence ATGAAGCGGGGATATACGCACATATATACAGGCGGAGGCAAAGGAAAGACGACGGCCGGCATGGGGCTTGCGGTGAGGGCGGCCGTTTCCGGTCTGAGGGTCTGCGTCTTCCAGTTCCTCAAGAAGAGAGGTTCGTCGGCAGATAATACGCTCTCCTTGCCGCGCCTGAAGGTCGTCTGCTTCGATGAGGTGCATCCTATGTTCTGTAAAAGAGTTGGGGGTCGGGAGTCAGGAGTTTGGAGAAAATTAAAGAAAAAAATCGAAAAAGATTTTGAGAAGGCGAAAAAGATCGTCAATAGCAAACGGTACGATGTGGTGATGCTCGACGAAATATTGAACTGCGTCAGCGGAAAGTTTTTGGACGAGAAGAGACTTCTGGCGCTCATAAAGGCGAAGCCGCCCCGCCTGGAGCTGGTACTGACAGGACGCGGAGCGACGAAACGGCTCGTCGCGTCTTCAGATTACGTGACGCGCTTCAGCAAGATCAAGCATCCCTTCGACCGCGGGATCGCCGCGCGGAAGGGGATCGAGTATTAA
- a CDS encoding cold-shock protein, producing MAKGKVKWFSNQKGYGFITPESGKDVFVHHTAIQGEGYKTLEEGQEVEFEIKQGPKGEQAVNVVKI from the coding sequence GTGGCAAAAGGGAAAGTGAAATGGTTCTCAAACCAGAAGGGTTATGGGTTTATTACTCCTGAGTCAGGTAAGGATGTATTCGTACATCATACCGCAATCCAGGGTGAAGGCTATAAAACTTTAGAGGAAGGCCAGGAAGTGGAGTTCGAGATCAAACAGGGCCCTAAAGGCGAACAAGCTGTAAACGTAGTAAAAATATAA
- a CDS encoding glycosyltransferase family 2 protein, which translates to MGITMHALCALIPSYNEAATIGGIVRRLGKRGLDVYVVDDGSDDDTAGIAGKEGAVVIRNTRNLGKGASLREGFKRVLEGDYRMVLVMDGDDQHDINDIARLIKRIRETDAGMVIGNRMHDTSSMPLIRIAVNRFMSYVISVASGQKVPDTQCGFRLIRRDLLEAVTLESSKYEIESELIIKSAKKGFKIESAPIKTVYNNEKSGINPIIDTFRFIAFMAKIVFKR; encoded by the coding sequence ATGGGAATAACCATGCATGCCCTTTGCGCGCTGATACCGTCATATAACGAAGCCGCTACCATAGGCGGCATAGTCAGGAGACTGGGGAAGAGGGGCCTTGACGTATACGTGGTGGATGACGGTTCGGATGACGATACCGCCGGCATTGCTGGAAAAGAGGGCGCTGTGGTCATTCGGAATACCCGTAATCTAGGTAAAGGGGCATCCCTCAGGGAGGGGTTCAAACGGGTGCTGGAAGGCGACTACAGGATGGTGCTGGTCATGGACGGTGATGACCAGCATGACATAAACGACATCGCGCGCCTGATAAAGAGGATAAGGGAGACGGACGCGGGCATGGTAATAGGCAACAGGATGCACGACACATCGTCCATGCCCCTCATACGGATAGCGGTCAACAGGTTCATGTCATACGTAATATCTGTCGCCTCCGGCCAGAAAGTGCCTGATACGCAGTGCGGTTTCCGGCTCATAAGAAGGGATCTCCTTGAAGCGGTGACCCTGGAATCGTCAAAATATGAGATAGAATCAGAACTCATAATAAAGTCAGCCAAGAAAGGGTTCAAAATAGAATCGGCGCCTATCAAGACGGTCTACAATAACGAAAAGAGCGGCATAAACCCTATCATAGATACATTCAGGTTCATAGCATTCATGGCGAAGATCGTTTTTAAGAGATGA
- a CDS encoding aldolase catalytic domain-containing protein → MFREKIKVFDCTIRDGGLINNHDFDLRFVREVYRALSEAGVDYMEIGYKNSKSLFSAKEYGRWKFCEDEDIKKVVEGAESDTKISVMVDVGRVDIEDVGPAKDSPVDMIRVASYVKDIDKAIFLVNHFAEKGYETTVNIMAISRALDNELNEALHQLEEESRAKVVYIVDSFGALYQESIEFLVKKFKGILKTKEVGMHAHNNQQLAFGNTIEAIIHDANYVDGTVYGLGRAAGNCPLELLIGFLKNPKFDIRPILDLISKEFIPLRDKIEWGYLIPYAITGILDEHPKAAMELRKGPRKDDYREFYEGLAGTDLD, encoded by the coding sequence ATGTTCAGAGAGAAGATAAAGGTATTCGACTGCACCATAAGGGACGGCGGGCTCATAAACAATCACGATTTTGACCTGAGGTTCGTCAGGGAGGTCTACAGGGCCCTCTCTGAGGCCGGTGTCGACTATATGGAGATAGGGTACAAAAACTCCAAAAGTCTCTTCTCGGCCAAGGAATACGGACGGTGGAAGTTCTGCGAAGATGAGGATATAAAGAAGGTCGTAGAGGGCGCGGAGTCGGATACCAAGATCTCCGTCATGGTCGATGTCGGGCGTGTCGACATAGAGGATGTCGGCCCGGCCAAGGACAGCCCCGTAGACATGATAAGGGTCGCCTCGTATGTAAAGGACATAGACAAGGCCATATTCCTGGTGAACCATTTTGCGGAAAAGGGGTACGAGACGACCGTCAATATCATGGCCATCTCCAGGGCCCTCGACAACGAGTTGAACGAGGCGCTCCACCAGCTGGAGGAGGAGAGCCGGGCCAAGGTGGTCTACATAGTGGACAGTTTCGGCGCCCTGTATCAGGAATCGATCGAATTTCTGGTCAAGAAATTCAAGGGTATACTGAAGACCAAAGAGGTGGGGATGCACGCTCACAATAACCAGCAGCTCGCCTTCGGCAATACGATCGAGGCGATCATACACGACGCAAATTACGTGGACGGCACCGTATACGGGCTGGGCAGGGCCGCCGGGAATTGCCCGCTTGAGCTCCTGATAGGATTCCTGAAGAACCCGAAATTCGACATACGCCCTATCCTGGACCTCATCTCAAAAGAGTTCATCCCCCTTAGGGATAAAATAGAGTGGGGCTACCTTATCCCGTACGCGATCACAGGCATACTCGATGAACACCCCAAGGCCGCCATGGAGCTGCGCAAGGGCCCCAGGAAAGATGACTACAGGGAGTTTTACGAAGGACTGGCGGGCACCGACCTTGATTAA